The DNA region catacttcccgcatggggctatggccACCATGTGGGAAGCGGATCATgtacggttggtacccagggtggaggagaggagactcctccaggccctgggaaccataagtttttttttttttttttaaacaatcatgatattctcaccttccggcatctacAGCAGGCTTCCTGCCCCTCGTGATGCTcccggtcccaataatgcattgcgagaatgaccctagatgacgtagcagtctcgtgagattgctacatcatctggggtgcgtgtgtgtgtgtgcgcgcgtgtgtgtgtgtgtgtgtgtgtgtgtgtgtgtgtgtgtgtgtgtgtgtgtgtgtgtgtgtgtgtgtgtgtgtgtgtgtgtgtgtgtgtgtgtgtgtgtgtgtgtgtgtgtgtgtgtgtcattctcGCAATGTATTACTGGGACCATCGTGAGAAGCAGTAAGTCTGCCAGgtatgtcggaaggtgagaatataaatgattatttaacattacatctttttactattgatgctgcataggcatgtttgaccaacctgtcagttttccaagcgatgctactgatcgcttggaaaacgctagcattttgcaagctaattatgcttgcaaaacgctagtgtttagcgggactacgcatgccaattccgcatgagtTCTTCCCACGGCACAGTTATGGACATTTCCATGGCAATTCTGGATGTGTGCCTACAGCCTAAAACCATTAATAAAGAAGCCATTTAAATTGTATTTTTGATGCTGCGGGAAGCTGCTGTAGCTTTAACAGCCTCTTCACAGTTTGGGAGGGCAGTCAATGCTATGCAAAGTAGAGAACTGGATCTGATCTTTGTCTTATTCAATATAGATCTGCCATATGCCCAGCTCACTGTTGCAGCAAGTGAGAAGGTTCTGGCTGTGCCGATTTTAGTAGCCTGTCTGCCTTTCCTGATGCATCGTCAGCCTACAGACATGGTGGTGATACTCACTGATGCCAAATAGTTATCCAACATGCTGAAAACACTGCATTAATTGAGCAATCGGTAAAGTTGCAAGAGTCATGTGTGTAGACCCCACATTTATAAAATGTCAGGAGAACTACACTTTGTCAGACCAGGCAGAGCATTTGCTGTGGTAACTTACAGGAATCTTTTCCTGGAGGAATTTAAAACTGAATGGTCTGATTACTCATTGATAAAGAGACTCGTTTCCAAAGCCGATCAATATGCAGGAATTAGAGATGCATCATTTAGAGTAGAGCGTGACAACTTTATTAGACTAAATGACAAAGTTTAAAAATAATGTCTCCACCCCAATAATTTAGATCAAAAGAAAAAGTAGCATGATGATAACAGTCCAGTTCGTGTGGGGGGCGATAAGACTTTGCTTAATCCTGATGTTGTATGGATGTGAAGCAGCAGCAGGTTATGATGGATGAACAAACTTCAGTTACTGTAAAAGAAAGAATATATAAGTAACCCAAGAAAATTCAACAACAACTCAAGACCATGTATTCCTCTATTCAATCTGCTTAGCCACAGTCTGACACACAGAAAGCGCGAGGAAAGTTTCTATAGCATCTTTGTGCAAACCAAAAAGCAACAGAATGAGGCTTATGGTCTATCATTAGATGCAGATCATACTGGACTTAGGTCACAGTCACATTAATTGACTGGTTCAGATTGGCTTCAGGTCTTTTGACTGGAACTAGGCATCATGTGTCTGAGGACAAGCTTTGCAGGTAGTGTCAGAACAGCCCATCTGACTTTGTGCAAACATTACATTGACAGCTTAAACACCAGTCAGAAAGCCTTCATCTGAGAACCTGAAGGGTACGCAAGAACTAAAGCTAAAAGGAAACTTCCTCTAGTGCTTAGAATCCCATTTAAAATGCAGGAAAACATTTCCATTCCATATTATAAAAGATCACCAacttacacatttttcaagttccaGGCCATCCTTGAAGAAGGTCAAAAACGGTGTTTCTCCATCCTCACGGAAATCTAGGAGAGCGACCATTCCATCTGGATTCATAGTTTCTCCTGTAAAAAACTACACATAACATGCAAATTAGAAAACCAGACATCATGGACACATTCAAACTTTTTCAAGCATATTTGGAGTGTGCCTGATCTGAAGTCCACTAAACCTGCTCAAAAGAATTAAACAAGTGCTCAGTgttaaatctgcatgtgttcagtgGCAAGCTGATTTACCACATCTTGTGAATTGATATGGGGGGGGGGTTAACGGACAGACAACATAGCTCTGCTGCAGATAGTTGACAAGCCACAGCTTGTAACCCAGCACTGCAGGTGAGTTTACACAGCGTAAAGGAAGCATGGtgtatgggatttctataaatcccatccactgtgctcgtATTGTAGAATGCAGCAGTTTGGAAGCAATGCAGGTGAACTGTCTAAAATGCTGCTCCTTCAGGATATGGGCATGTACACCAAGGGTACATTTTTCACAATCCGGAAGTAGCAACGAATATTTGCTGCGTTTAAAGCACTGCAGTCTAATGCAGGTAAATCCACATGTTCACTGAACTTAATACACACCATTAATGAAATTTCTGCTGCAGAGATGCTGTTCTCCACAATAGAATTAGACATGGTGTGGTCTTGTGTAGGAGAGGGGGAGAAGGGTGGTGATCTGCCTCTTCCCTCCTGTCTAGACATTCCTAGCAACAATCTCCCTTGTAGATGAGTGTCACTGGCTCTTCCTATCAGTACACAATCTCAGCTTCCATCTCTGTAATGGTGGAGTCACTGAATAGATTTTGCCTCAAAATTGAAAATCTTGATAATGCCTGATCAATTATGGTAGAGCGAAGCAGACTGCACTTTAGTCCACCGAGTTTAACAGACGACTATGAACTAGAGTACTTAAGAAGGTGATTTCAGAGTGGTGGACACTAAAAAGTACCAATTGTACATTATCCCTCACATTAGAAAGAGGATAAGAGCCAGGAACCTACACCAATGCATTAGCATTTAAATTATGGTGATAGGATAACACATTTAAAGAGTGGATTTGCTTTATGACAATATTAAAACTTTACCCGATAATTTTTGAAGTTTCCAAGAATTTCTTTGATTTTTCCTGCAGCACCAGTCATAAAAGGCTTTACTCTGTTTGGATTACTTTCCTCAAGTTTACATTTGAtgcttgaggaaaaaaaaaaaaaaaaatgcattcataAATCTGATCACATCTATGCAGTTTTCACATATACATATTCACTGTAGCTCAGTCAGACTTTAGAGTTGTTTCATAGGAACTAAGCCTCCAAAAGGTGTCCTAAGATAGTCATCATTGCCACACTGCACCAGCAGGAGTTCACAACATACAAATCAGCGATAACCAAAAGATGCACTGAATGGTACATTACAGCACCAACTTGCCCACATGGCCTGGGCAGTGTGGTTTTGGAATATGAAGCAGCTTTACCAACACCATTAATAGCTATGCAGTTGTCAGAGCTCACACTACTACTAGCATAATCGAGAAAGGAAGGTGGGATTTCCATGGTACAGCTTTAAGACTCATCCGGTATACAAGTACATGTGGGCAAGTTTGAATAAAGTTTCATGCCAACCATCAAGTCATGAGTCCACACTAATGGTCAATGTATTGTCAAcatcaccatcctgtcatgtggtcatAAGGGGCCATAGTGTTGCAGAGGCCACTAGCAGAACTTTTGGATGCCATAACTTAGATGGGTGGAGAGTAAATATGACCAGCATTGTCACTGGAATAACCTTGGAAAACTTCACGCAGCAGGACTTTGAATACTTGCACAGTAGCTAGGAATGGTGTGCTCCAAATTCAGAGTACAAGACCTAGACATCAATAGAAGGCTGCACACTTATACTTTGAATTGAAGCAGAGAAGGATAGAGAATACATATCTCCATACCGCTAAGATTCCTAGATCAAAAGAACCATTTGCATTCAAGGAATTAAAACCAGATACCCAAGGGAACCATTCTTAAGTGGCGATTCCTTTAGCCCACTTAAATAGGCTTTTCAGAGTTAACACACATCTGAGAGTGAATAGTCACCTTTGTTTATCTAATCCAGTATGTGGAGGTGCCACATCATACATATGTCAAACATCTTGCACCTCTTCTGAATTACACTAGTGGcgtagccaaattttttttttttttaatgtatgcatCTTCTGAATGTATGAAGAGGAGCCAGCTGCTCAAGCACAAAGTTGTGTTCAGCGTCAAGTCTGATCACTTACGCTTTCATATAGTCTTTAATATACTGTTTGTAGGACTCCTTTGTGAAGGCAGTTTCCTCAAGTTTGTGGTTTAATACTACATCAACCCCACTGATCTTAGATGCTTCTGATGTTTCTTCCTGACACTCTGCAGACGCATTGCCACCAATGAGGGCATCATCAATCTGACCTTCCATTCTGGTGACGATCTACAAGAGAAGAGGAAATTATAAGACAAGATCAAACGCCTCTTTGGAGGGGGTT from Ranitomeya variabilis isolate aRanVar5 chromosome 3, aRanVar5.hap1, whole genome shotgun sequence includes:
- the TPT1 gene encoding translationally-controlled tumor protein; this translates as MIIFKDILTGDEMFSDIYVYKETSDGLCIEVDGKIVTRMEGQIDDALIGGNASAECQEETSEASKISGVDVVLNHKLEETAFTKESYKQYIKDYMKAIKCKLEESNPNRVKPFMTGAAGKIKEILGNFKNYRFFTGETMNPDGMVALLDFREDGETPFLTFFKDGLELEKC